The genomic segment GCGGATGTTACCTTTTCGGGCAATCAGGTGTATGTGTATGGCCAAGCGTATTATGGAAGCCCTTATGGAGGAACAGTAGATGGCCCATTGGTTTCGTTGATTAAAGAAAGTATCCTGAGGCTTACCAATACACATTTCAGAGCTGCTTGCGACCAAATGTGGAAAGGTTTTGAGTTGACGGAAGTAAAAGCTGTTTATGCAGATAATTCCATTATCGAAGACAGCTATCAGGGTTTAAAAGACTATACTTTCCAGAACCCGAATTCGGCCATAAATGTTATAGGTACTTTTGAAGTAACAGAATGCCAGTTTATCAATAACTACCGCGCTATGGAATTGGCTTATGTAAGGGGAGCCATCATTACACATAATCACTTTACTTCCAACGAAAATATCAAAGCTCCTTTTGATATAGCGCATAACGGTTCAGCTCCCGACGAGCGTTTTTATGCTTATTCGGGCGTAGAAATGGGTAAACCATTTTCTTGTAAGAAGTTTATGGATAATAGCTTTGATAACTGCCTGTTTGGGGTCTATGTACACGGAAGTGGTTTTAATGGTAATACGATTAGCGAATGTACGTTCAAAGACAATAAAATCGCGGGTATCTACACGGAAGACTGGTTACTAAAAATAGACAACTGTACATTTGGATTGGCATATCGCAAAGAAACCTATGATATGCACACCAATGCCATTCCGAATATGGCTTTTCAGGTGGCGAACAATGGAGTACCTGCTGTATATGGTATTATAAATGCCAAAAATTCTACCAATCTTATTACGGGTAATACTTTTGAGGGGCTTGATGATGTTACTATGAAGTATTCGATAGGGATTGCAGCTACCAGTATTTCTACCATAAAACAAAATACATTCAATACGCTATGGCGTGGTTTGCATTGGGTAAATGGCGCAGGACATACGGCTACCGTAGAAGGCAATCAGTTTAATGCGAACTTGTATGGCTTGTATCTGGACAACTCATTGGGAGGAACTGCCCAAACGCTGAATCTCAAATGTAACACCTTTGAGCCAAACCAAACTGCCAGTTATACCCAAACGGGCTTATATGTATCCGCCAACACAAGCCTGAATAATATAGGAGGAGATGGAACACAAAGTATGGGTTATGTGATGCCCGCAGGAAATGTATGGCCTGTAAAGACGGGTACGGTGCGTAGCCAACTGCCGCAAACTTCTACAGGCAACACAATTTATGATGTGGAAGCATCTAACTCTTATTGGGCATCGCCTAATAATTGGGTGTCTATAGAAAATAATGGTAGTGCATTTAAGTACTGGCGATATAAAAATGAGTTTGTGGGTACTACTGTTCATCCATATACAACATCTCCAGTGTCGATGGGGATACCTTTAGCCACAACAGATCCTGTACAACAAACGACTGGTATCACATTAATATGCACGGGTTTTATTCCCGCCACCCCTATTTTATTTCCCGTGTCTCGTATGGGCAACCCCAATGTGATAGCGGGTATATCGTCAGGTTTGGGTCAATCTGTTCGCCTCTACCCGAACCCAGCGCGAGATAAAGTAATGATAGAGAGCAAGGCGGGTAGCGTCATAGAACTGATGAGTGTTACGGGTCAGTTGTTGCACCGCGAGGTATCGCAGAGTGAGCAAACAGAAATGTCTTTGAACTCGCTTCGTACAGGCATTTATGTACTTAAAGTAGATGGGGTAAGTCATCCATTATCCGTGATTCATTAACCAAGCCAAATGGGGGCAAGAGGCGTTTAGTTTCTTGCCCCATTTATTCAATCAAAAGTGTAAGATTATGCGAAGAAATCTACTATTGTTATTACTGCTGTTTTTAAGCAAAGTTGTTTATAGTCAATCGGTGCTGTGGGAGAAGAAGTATAATATATATGATATGGATTATGCTGATGCGATAGTTCCGATGCCTCAATCCTCGAACTATTTGTTTACGGGTTCATTGTGCAAATTCGGCATAGATTGTAGTTATCGAGGCTTGTATGTAGGTAAATTGTTGTCGAATGGTGATACGGCATGGGTCAAGAATTTGAATATAATCACCTCGGAAGCAGCCTCAATTACGCAGGATAGAGATGGTGTTCATTATTGGATAGTAGCGCAGGAAACCGCATTTGATTACCAGCAGCATTTGTTGAAGTTGGATAGCAATGGGGTAGTATTGGCGCATTATACACACATGTATATGGTGGGGAATAATGGGAATGTTGTTTCCAATTGCAGGGGGAAGAGTATGAGTAATGGGGATTTGTTAGTGGTGGGTCAGACGACGTTTAGCAGCACCCCTAACATGGCATGGGATGCGTATGTAGGTCGTTATAGGGGCAATGGAGATTTGGTATGGGCCAAGTCATTTAATTTGGGCTATTACACAGAGGGCTATTATGTGGAGGGTATGGCGAATGGTCATTATTGGGTATCAGGTAGTGTGAATAGCTCTGTTTGGGGCATGGAGTTGGATACGAGTGGTAATGTGGTGCGTCAGCATATTTTTTATACGCGCCCGACGTATGCGAAGATATATGATGCGTATGTTCAGCAACTTCCGAATCAGAAGTATTTGGTGATAGGAGCAATTTGGACCAGTCCTATCGCAAGTTATTACTGGGGTCTGTATAATGGAGATTATAGTAAGAGTTGGGGTGGTGAGCATAGCGGAGGAGTATATCCAGCGTATATCACACAAGATACGTGTTTTACGATAGGAGGAGGTTATCC from the Flexibacter flexilis DSM 6793 genome contains:
- a CDS encoding right-handed parallel beta-helix repeat-containing protein, whose protein sequence is MNATLHWAKRSLAGLLCLAAMSVANPMLAQQTQTPVQVTAAPTAPLPPVVTPTCDGTHYLVTAVADKYWWYDPSGSLISNNAKLLINNLPDGLYSLVTYSAASGTMSSPAYFQLLGNTSTYSGVLVYPYATFIHKDITFAHADVTFSGNQVYVYGQAYYGSPYGGTVDGPLVSLIKESILRLTNTHFRAACDQMWKGFELTEVKAVYADNSIIEDSYQGLKDYTFQNPNSAINVIGTFEVTECQFINNYRAMELAYVRGAIITHNHFTSNENIKAPFDIAHNGSAPDERFYAYSGVEMGKPFSCKKFMDNSFDNCLFGVYVHGSGFNGNTISECTFKDNKIAGIYTEDWLLKIDNCTFGLAYRKETYDMHTNAIPNMAFQVANNGVPAVYGIINAKNSTNLITGNTFEGLDDVTMKYSIGIAATSISTIKQNTFNTLWRGLHWVNGAGHTATVEGNQFNANLYGLYLDNSLGGTAQTLNLKCNTFEPNQTASYTQTGLYVSANTSLNNIGGDGTQSMGYVMPAGNVWPVKTGTVRSQLPQTSTGNTIYDVEASNSYWASPNNWVSIENNGSAFKYWRYKNEFVGTTVHPYTTSPVSMGIPLATTDPVQQTTGITLICTGFIPATPILFPVSRMGNPNVIAGISSGLGQSVRLYPNPARDKVMIESKAGSVIELMSVTGQLLHREVSQSEQTEMSLNSLRTGIYVLKVDGVSHPLSVIH